The region CAGCTGATCGAGGAAATGGCTGACCTGACGATCGCACTTTCCGAGCAGGGCCTGAGCGTGTTCGGCGGAACGCCTCTCTACGCACTGGCGGGAACGAGAAACGCCAAGGCATTGCATGAGGCCCTGGCGCGCCGGCGGATATGGACACGGATTTTCGATTATGCCCCAACCTGGATCCGTGTCGGCCTACCCGGCGGGCCTGATAATCTTCGTCGCCTGTCCGATGCCCTTGCCGACGCACAAAAAGAGCTCTAACCCGTCACCATGCTGATTTTCGACCATGCGTTGTGGCTTCTGCTCGCCGCGCTTCTGCTCGATGCCCTCATTGGTGATCCGGACTGGCTGTGGCGCCACCTGCCCCATCCGGTCGTTTGGATCGGCAAGGTTATTTCCCTTTTCGACAGATGGTTCAACAGAACCAGTCATTCCCCTTTCGTGCGGAAGCTGGGCGGCGTGCTGACCCTGTCTGCGCTGCTTGCCGGCGCTCTGCTGATCGGCGGCTTGATCCACGCGGCGGCGGCCCTTCTGCCGTTCGGCGATATCCTCGTGGTCGTCGTTGCGGCCGTCTTCATCGCCCAGAACAGCCTTTACCGCCATGTCGCCGCCGTGCGCGACGGCCTGCGGAATGGCGGTCTGGAAGAGGGACGCAAGGCTGTCTCGATGATTGTCGGGCGCGACCCGAAGCAGTTGGACGAGGCCGGGGTTTCGCGTGCGGCGATTGAATCGTGCGCGGAGAATTTTTCCGACGGTGTCGTTGCCCCCGTGTTCTGGTTCGCCATTCTCGGGCTGCCCGGCCTTATCGCCTGCAAGGCCGTCAACACGGCCGACAGCATGATCGGACACAAGAACGAGGTCTATCTGGATTTCGGTTGGGCCGCCGCCCGGTTCGACGACCTGATCAACCTGCCCGCCTCACGGCTTTCCGGCCTTTTCATCGCGCTGGCGGCGCCGTTGGTGCGTGGCTCCGCGCGCAAGAGCATTTCGTGCGTCCTGCACGATGCCAAGAAACACCGTTCTCCCAATGCCGGCTGGCCGGAAGCGGCAATGGCGGGTGCGCTTGGTCTGGCCCTTGCAGGCCCCAGGATCTATCCCGGCTACACGGTCAACGACCGCTTCTTGAATTCTTCAGGGCGAACGGCGGCAACGGCGGAGGATATTTCCAGGGCGCTACGCGTAATCCTCGGCGCCTCCGGACTTCAGGCCCTGCTGATTGCGACTGTGGCGGTTGCGGCAATGGTTTCCTGAAGGCGTTGTAAAACCAGCGACCGAAAAACTTAGGACTCTTCCGAACCTTTTCTAAGTATTCAGTCGTTACGCGCAATATCAAACAAAACATCGACATCCAGCGCCTCTTCAAGATGAGCTGCCAGAGCATCCAGGATCCGGTCAATGCTCCGGTCATAGGCCAGATCGGATCCGGCTCCGAATGATCCCAGATAGGCTGCGCGGAAAGCATCGTGGGTGAACAAGCCGTGGATATAGGTTCCTGAGACACGGCCGTCGGAAGAAACCGCACCGTCCGGGCAACCGCCCTCCAGCATCATCATCGGATTGCGGCAATCGG is a window of Roseibium salinum DNA encoding:
- the cbiB gene encoding adenosylcobinamide-phosphate synthase CbiB, with translation MLIFDHALWLLLAALLLDALIGDPDWLWRHLPHPVVWIGKVISLFDRWFNRTSHSPFVRKLGGVLTLSALLAGALLIGGLIHAAAALLPFGDILVVVVAAVFIAQNSLYRHVAAVRDGLRNGGLEEGRKAVSMIVGRDPKQLDEAGVSRAAIESCAENFSDGVVAPVFWFAILGLPGLIACKAVNTADSMIGHKNEVYLDFGWAAARFDDLINLPASRLSGLFIALAAPLVRGSARKSISCVLHDAKKHRSPNAGWPEAAMAGALGLALAGPRIYPGYTVNDRFLNSSGRTAATAEDISRALRVILGASGLQALLIATVAVAAMVS